CAGGCCCCCGTCGTGAAGGAGGCGTTCCGCCGCGCGTACAACAAGCTCTCCCCGCCGTGCCGGATCACGGTCGAGCGCGGCGAGAAACTGCTCGTCTCATAACGACGCGACCCCCGTCCGTGAGGCGGGTTCTTCTCCGTGCGACCGTTCCGCGTAGCCGCCGCCGTCGCGGGCGCGCCCCGATCGTGACCCCCGAGCCGAACTCCTGAAATACCTCGCTCGCGTACCGAACGGCAGTGTCACAGCAGTTGGCCGAGGTCGAGACGCTGTTCCTCCACGAGTCGCGGAGCGACTACACCGTCGTCGCGAACCGCGACGGCAACCGCGTGCTCCGCGGGCGGCTCGAACTCAAGGAGACCTCCGCGGGCCCGCGTCCGGGGAAGTTCCGCGTGATCCGCGACGGCGAGGACCACCCCCGCCAGCCGGACGAGTTCGTCGACCTCGCCCGGGCGGCCGACCGCATCCGGATCTCCGAGCAGACCTCCCCCGAGAACCGGGCGCGGCTGAAGGAGATGCTCGACGGCTACCAGCTTGAGGCGACGGCGGTCCGGACCTGCCGGCGCTGCGCGAGCGACGGGCGGTACGGACCGATCACGAGCGAGGACGCGATCGAACACAACGGCGAGCTGATCTGCCGCGACTGCGCCCGCCGGGAGCTGGAGCGGGAGCTGTCGTACAAAGGCGAGTTCACGGGCGCGGCCGAGGAGCGCCTCGAAGAGCTGCTGTACGAGTCCGGCGATCTGGACCGGATCGTGAGCCTGCTTCAGGGCGGGCTCGACCCCGACCTCACGAAGTACGACGAGGTGTCGGCGAACGTCGACGACGTGAGTCCCGTGCGGACCGAGGACTTGGACCTCCATCCGGACCTGTCCGCGAAGCTCCAGGGGCGGTTCGAGGAGCTTCTCCCCGTCCAGAGCCTCTCCGTGCGGAACGGCCTGCTCGACGGCGACGACCAGCTGGTCGTGTCGGCGACCGCGACGGGGAAGACGCTCGTCGGCGAGCTGACCGGGATCGACCGGGCGCTGAAGGGGGACGGGAAGCTCCTCTTTTTGGTCCCGCTCGTCGCGCTCGCCAACCAGAAGCACGAGGACTTCGAGGACCGGTACGGCGACCTGCTCGACGTGTCGATCCGGGTCGGCTCCTCGCGGGTGAACGACGACGGCAACCGGTTCGACCCGCACGCCGACGTGATCGTCGGGACTTACGAGGGGATCGACCACGCGCTCCGGACCGGGAAGGACCTCGGCGACGTGGGGACGGTCGTCATCGACGAGGTCCACACGCTGAAGGAGGGCGAGCGCGGCCACCGGCTCGACGGGCTCATCTCCCGGCTGAAGTACTACAGCGAGAACCGGATGGAGACGCACTCGGGGTACGACGGCACCCAGTTCGTCTACCTCTCGGCGACCGTCGGGAACCCGGAGTGGCTCGCGAAGAAGCTCCGGGCGACGCTCATCGAGTACGAGGAGCGCCCCGTCCCCATCGAGCGCCACGTCACGTTCGCGGACAGCCGCGAGAAGGCACAGATCGCCGACAAGCTCGTCAAACGGGAGTTCGACACGAAGTCGTCGAAGGGGTACCGCGGGCAGACGATCATCTTCACGAACTCGCGGCGGCGCTGTCACGAGATCAGCCGCAAGCTCCGGTACGACTCCGCGCCGTACCACGCCGGGCTGGACTACGGCCGCCGGAAGAAGGTGGAGCGGCAGTTCGGGAACCAAGACCTCTCGGCGGTCGTCACCACCGCGGCGCTGGCCGCCGGGGTCGACTTCCCCGCCTCGCAGGTGATCTTCGACTCGCTGGCGATGGGGATCGAGTGGCTCTCCGTCCAGGAGTTCTCCCAGATGCTCGGGCGCGCCGGGCGGCCGGACTACCACGACCGCGGCCGCGTCTACCTCCTCGTCGAGCCGGACGGGGTCTACCACGGCTCGATGGACCGCACCGAAGACGAGGTCGCGTTCACCCTCCTGAAAGGCGAGATGGAGGACGTGGCGACCCACTACGACGAGACCGCGGGCGCCGAGGAGACGCTCGCGAACGTGGTCGTGGCGGGCAAGAAGGCCAAGCGGCTCAACGACCGCATGATCGGCGAGGTCCCCACGAAACACGCGCTCGGGAAGCTGTTGGAGTGGAACTTCATCGACGGCTTCGAGCCGACGCCGCTGGGTCGGGGGGTCACCAGACACTTCCTCGCGCCCGACGAGGCGTTCTTCATCCTCGACTCGGTGCGGAAGGGGACCGACCCCTACGACATCGTCGCCGACCTCGAACGGCGCGACGACGAGGAGTGAGAGAGGCGCAACGAAACCCTTTAGCGGCTCTTCGGGGTAAAGACGGGTGCGGGACCGTGGGTTAGTGGTATACTCCGGGCCTTGGGTGCCCGTGACCCCGGTTCGAATCCGGGCGGTCCCATCGCTGTCGCGAACACCTCGTGAGCGGCAGCGTTGGAGCGGATTCGAACTTTACCGGTCGCGCGCAGCGAACGAAGTGAGCGAGCACGTCCGGTTCCGGTTCGAATCCGGGCGGTCCCATCCTGCTGCTGCGAGCGATACCGCGAGCAGCAGCAGTAGAGCGGATTCGAACCCTACCGGTCGCGCACAGCGAACGAAGTGAGCGAGCACGTCCGGTTCCGGTTCGAATCCGGGCGGTCCCGCTCTGCGGCGCGAACAACATCGTGAGCGCCGCGGCCGCGAACGGCTTCGAACAGAAACGGCGGAACGCCGGCGAGCGGAACGCCCGGTTCCGCTCAGAAGGTGACGATCTCGTAGCCGTCGACGACCAGGTCGCGGATGCTCGGGTGGCCGTCGAACTCGTCGACGCGCTCGACGCCCGCCTCGTCGGCCGCGTCGGTAACCTCGTAGGCGTTCGCGCAGTACTCGCAGACCTCCGCGTGCTGGTCGACTTGGTCGTACAGGTCGTGGTAGTCGTGGTCCTCGTCGCTCAGCTCCGGGATCCAGCGCGTCCCGGCACCGTCGAAGATGAGCTTCACCTCGTCGCCCGCCTCGTCGAACTCCCGGACGGCTTCCATGGCGTTGACCACGCGGCCGAGGTCCTCGTTCTCCTGCGTATCGGCGTACACGATGAGTGCTGCTTTCGTCATCTACCCGCGATTCGCGGGCGGGCGGAATAAGCCACCGGCGGCTGTGCGTCCCCTCCGGGCTCTCGAAGGTCGGCGAACGTTGCCGCTGTCTCCGAGTTCGCGGGCGGTGGAGAGGAGCCGGGCCGCTCGGTCGCGGGGTCGACCGAGGGGGGATCGGGTGGCGAGCGGTGAGGGGGATCAGGCCAAGTCGGTGAGCGACTGCTGCTCGTACACGTCGGGGTCGGCGGGCGACGCGTCCCGGACCTCGGGGAAGTACTCCCGGATCTGGTGGGCCAGTTCCTCGCCCAGTCGGACCGGGACCGCGTTGCCGATCTGTTTCATAACGTCGGTTTTCGTCCCCTCGAAGGCGAACTCGTCGGGGAACGTCTGGAGCCGCGCCATCTCCCGCGGGGTGAGGTAGCGGTCCTCGCTCGGGTGGATGAAGACGTTGGTGCTCACGGTCAGCGACGGCTCCTCGGGATCGAGCCGGCGGAGATACGTGCCGTACCGCTTGACGATTTCCGGCTCGTGGGGGCAGGTGTCGGTGTCCTCGCAGTCGCAGCGGTACTTCTTCGTCTTCAGCCGGTCGGGCAGGTCCCGGTAGTAGCCGCCCGGCGGGACGTGGCGGATGCGTTCGAGCGTCTTCTCCTGCGTGTTCGCGTACGTCATGTTCGGGAGGTCGTCGGTCGCGTCCGCGAGCGCCTCGCCGGCGGTGCGCCAGCTCCCCTCCGGCGTCGTCGGTTCCGGAAAGCGGATCGGCACGTCGCGGTCGGTTCCCATGAAGAAGATCCGGCGACGCTTCTGGGGGACGCCGTACTGCTCGGCCTCCAGCACCCGGTACTCGCACTTGTAGCCGTGAGCCGCGAACTCGTCGACGATCAGGTCCTTCACGTACCGGTCGTCGCTGGTCTGGCGGTTGATCAGGTCGCGGACGTTCTCCATCAGGACCAGCTGCGGTTCGAGGACGGAGACGACGCGTAGGAACTCCTCGAACAGCGTGTTCCGGCGGTCCTTCTCCATCTCGTCGAGTTCGATCTGCTCGTTGTTGAGCCGGCTGAACCCCTGACACGGCGGGCCGCCGATCACCACGTCGATCCCGCCGGGGTCGTAGCCGGCGCGCTCGACGGACTCGCGGATCGCCGGGGCGTCGAGTTCGCGGACGTCCTCCTCGACGAACTCCACGTCGGGGAAGTTCCGGCGGTAGGTCTCGGCGGCCGGCTCCCACTGGTCGCTCCCGAGCGCGACGTCGAAGCCGGCCCGTTCGAAACCCAGATCGAGTCCGCCGCAACCGGAGAAGAACCCGGCGACGACGGGCGCGGCTCCGTCGTCGGTCGTCCGTGGCGCGCCGTCCGACCCGGCGGCCGAATCGCCGTCAGCGCCCACCGGCATCACCTCCCTCGAACGCGGGCGCGCGTGTTCGGTCCATCTGTGACGGGGTTCGCCGCGGGCGCATAAAAACGTCACACCTCGGGCGGTGCGGCGGGGGGGTCGCCTCGTCGAGCGCTCAGGCCCGTCGCTCGCTGATCTCCTCGGCGATCCGCTCGTCGGGGCGGCGGAGTTCGCCGGACTCGACCTCGTAGACGTAGCCGGAGACGGTGGTGTCGTCCGGGATGAACGACGACTCGCGGAGGTACTCGACCTGCGCGGCGCAGGCCGCGTCGATGTCGTCGGTCATCTTCACCCAGTCGAGGAGGTCGGCGTCGCCGATGATGAGTTCGGGCAGGGAGGGGTCCAGATCAGCCTCGTCGAGGTCGCCGGCCTGCGCCGCGAGGCCGTCGCGGATCGCCTCGTCGGGGGCGCTCATCATGCCGCAGTCGGTGTGGTTGATGACGACGATCTCGTCGGTGTCGAAGAAGTTCGTCGTGAGCGCGGCCGAGCGGATCACGTCGTCGGTCACCTTGCCACCGGCGTTGCGGAACACCTGCGCGTCGCCGAGGTCGATGTCGAGCGCGTCCTCGATCGGGATGCGCTCGTCCATACAGGCGACGACGAGGAGGTTCTTGTCCGTGGGGATACCCTTCCGGCGGCGGCGCGCCCAGTCGTCGCGGTCGTCGACCGAGGCTTCGAGGTGGTCGTGGTGGGTGTCGTGATCGTCGTGATCGTGATCGTCGTGGTCGTGCGATGACATCGACGGATCGGAGGGGCGCGAGAGACGGGGTCATTGCGGAAGCCGCGATCCGCGCCGTCGCCCCGGATCGGCGGCGATATCGTCCGATACCGTCGAGTGAACCGACCGATTCGGACCGGATTCGAGCGACGCGAGGGGGGCGAGGGGGATCCGTCCGCGGCCTTTCGAAATCCTTTTGTCTCGAATCGGCGTTGATGCGAGTGCGAGCCGCCTTAGCTCAGACTGGGAGAGCACTCGACTGAAGATCGAGCTGTCCCCCGTTCAAATCGGGGAGGCGGCATGGCTTTTTCGCACGGTTTAGATTCGAGAGTTCCGACCGAAGATCGAGCTGTCCCCCGTCCCCGCGAGCGCAGCGAGCGGGGGCTCGGAAGACGAGCGAAGCGACGTCTTCCGGTGTTCAAATCGGGGAGGCGGCATGGCTTTTTCGCACGGTTCAGATTCGAGAGTTCCGACCGAAGATCGAGCTGTCCCCCGTCCCCGTGAGCGCAGCGAGCGGGGGCTCGGAAGACGAGCGAAGCGAGCACGCCGGACCGGCTCGGTGAGTTCAAATCGAGGAGGCGGCATACTCTGAACCCGTGAGCGACGGCGAGATCGGTCGCCCCGGTTCCGTCACCCGCCGGGACCCAAGGGCGCGGCGCACTCGTGGCAGTACGTGAACTCCGACTCGTTTTCAGCGCCGCACTGCGGGCAGGTCGAAGGCGTCCCGCCGTCCGCGTCCGGATCCGGCGGGTCGCGGTCGTAGACGGGGTCCTCGGTGTACCGGTCGATCTCCCCCTCGCGGCGCTTTCGGCTGCGCTCGCGGCCGTCCCGGAAGATCCCGACGAGGACCCGGAGGCCGACGCCGAGCGCGAGGAGCAGCGCCGCGCCGGTCGCGACCAGATAGACCGTGCCGAAATCGACCATACGACAGTTAGGGGCCGGAGCCGTAGATATTGTTGGGTGGTAACATGGGTTTCGATCGGGTGTCGGAGCCGCGCGGACGGACGCGGTTCACTCGTCGCCGACGAAGACGGTCGCGAGCCGGTCGCCGCAGTGCGGGCAGCTCAGCGTCTGCCAGGTTCCGGGGTCGAGGTCGCCGAACGGCTCGGAGCGGCGGGCGTCCGCGACGGCGACGGTCGCGCCGCAGGTCTCGCAGTCGTGGGTGTCCTCGGGGTCGGGCATCGTCGGGGGTACGGCGCGTCGCCGAAACGGACTTCGCCGCGCAGGGCGTTCGATCCGGTATGAGCCGGTTCTCAGCGGTCGCGTTCGACCTCGACGACACGCTGTGCCGCCACGACCACGACGTGGACGACCTGTACGGGCGGGCGTTCGAGGCGGCCGGCGTCGAGCCGTTCGGGGAGCCGGACGAACTGTGGCCGCTCCTCGACGGAGCGCCGGACCCGGACGACCGCGTCGGCTACCTCGGCGCGGGGTTCGCGCGGCTGGCGGCCCGGCACGGGCGCGACGTCGACCCGATCGCGCTCGCCGAGGCGTTCGAGTCGGTCGCGGACGACTCGCGCGTCGCGTACCTCCCGGGCGCGGTCGACGCGCTGTCGGCCGCGGCGTCGGCGGGGCCCGTGGGAATCCTCACGAACGGGCCCGAGCGGCGGCAGCGGGCGAAGATCGAGGCGCTCGGGCTCGCCGACCGGGTCGACGCGATCGTGTACGCGGGCGACCTGCCGCGCCGGAAGCCCCACGTCGAGCCGTTCGACCGCCTGACCGCCGCCCTGTCGGTCGACCCCGGGGAGACGCTGTACGTCGGCAACTCGCTCTCGTACGACGTCGCCGGCGCGCACAACGCCGGCCTCCGGTCGGCGTGGCTGCGGGCGGAGCCCGACGACGCGGCGACCCCGTACCGACCGGACTACGTCCTCGACTCGCTGGACGAGCTGGCGGCGCTGCTGACGTGCGACTCCGGGACCGAGGCGGGGGCCGACGCGTGAGCGACGCGGTCCGCGAGCGCGCCCTCGCCGAGACCCGACCGGGAGCGACGCCGACGAGCGTCGAACCGCTGGGGCGGGGGAACCGGAAGCGGACGGAGGTGGTCCGGTTCGACGCGGCCGACCCGGTCGTCGTTCAGCGCTCCGCGACGCCGGGGGCGGTCCGGACCGAGGCGGCGCTGCTGGCGGCGGTCGGCGAGCGGACGGGCGTTCCCGTCCCTCGGCCCCTCGGCGACGGCGTCGTCGACGGGACGGGATGGATGGTCACGCCGCTCGTCGAGGGGCGGGACCTCCACGAGGCGTTCGTCGACCTCGGTCCGGCGGACCAACGGGAGACAGCCCGGGCGTTCGGCCGGTACCTCGCCGAGGTCCACGAGGCGTTCCGGTTCGACGGCTGCGGCCGGCTCGCGGTCGGTGAGCGCGCCGAGTCGGGGGCAGGAACCGAGTCAGAGGCGGAGGCGGCGCGCGGACGCGATTCTGTGCTGTCCGTCCGGGATCCGGTCGACGCCGCGGAGTGGCTCCGGCGGTTCGGCGAGCGACACGCGGCGCGGCTCCCGGCCGAGTTCGACGACCTCCGCGGCGCGCTCGACGACGCCCTCCGGGAGCCGACGGGGACCGACGCCGCGCCGCGACTGTTCCCGTGGGACTTCCGGCCCGGAAACGCGCTCGTCGCGGACGGCGCGGTGACGGCCGTCCTCGACTGGGAGGCACCGCTCGCCGCGCCGCCGGGCGTCTCCGTCGCCAAGGCGGAACACCTCGTGGTCGACTGGTACGTGCCCGCGGCCGAGACCGACCCGCTGCGGCGGGCGTTCCGGGACGGCTACGAGTCGGTCGCCCCCATGCCGCCGGTCGGGCGCGCGCACCGGGCGGCGGCCGTCGCGAGCGCCGCGGTCGACGGCGGTGGCGTGGTGACGAACCCGCGGTATCCGCCCGTCGACCGCGACGAGGCGGTCGCGTTCCACCGGCGCGCGCTCCGGCGGGCGCTGGACGGAACGGGAGAGTGAGGGGCCGGTCCGGAAGGGCCGGTACCGAACGCCCGGTACGGAACGCCCGGTATATTCTTGTCAGTACAGCGCGGTCGCCGCGAGGATCCCCGCGGTCTGACCGACGCCGACGAGCGCGACCCCGGCGACGGTGCCGGTCGCGGAGCCGGCGAGCGCGGCGACGCCGGCCCCGGCGACGGAACACGCGGCCGCGGCGTGGTGGATCGTCGAGCGGGAGGTCGACGAGTCGCGGAGGCCCGTGTAGACGAACGCGGGGGCGGGCAGCAGCATCCACCCGTAGAAGGCGACGGCGAGCGCCGCGTCCGCCGGGAGGGCGGCCGCGAGCGCCGGGACGGTCCCGTCGAGCGCGAGGAAGCCGGCGACGCCCGCGAGCGTGACCGGCGTCCCGGCGAGGATCACCAGCTTCCACGCGCGGAGGACGCCGGTCGCCATGTCGCGCCAGGAGGCGGCGACGAAACCGACGAGCAGGACGCTCATGACGACGTGCGCGACGAACAGGGCGCGCCCGGAGACGACGCCGAGGACCGCCCCCGCGGCGACGCCCCACGCCGCGGGGACCAGCAGAGCGGGACCGTTCTCGCGGAGCGCGAGCGCGGGACCGTCGGCGCTGCGTGCGTGTGACACGCAAGACGCTTTCGCGGCCGGACTCATAAACCTCGGCGTTAAAGGGCTTCGGCGTCGAAGAGTTTCCTCGGAGACGGTGAAACATCGGGCGTGAATGACTCCAGTATCCGTCATACGGTCAGTTGTGTCCCGATATGTGCGCTTTTCACCAATACGATCGTTCACAGAGCCACGTGGTAACTGTACACTCGCAATCCTTATCCCCGAAGGGGGCCT
This genomic stretch from Halorubrum hochsteinianum harbors:
- a CDS encoding beta-class carbonic anhydrase, whose translation is MSSHDHDDHDHDDHDTHHDHLEASVDDRDDWARRRRKGIPTDKNLLVVACMDERIPIEDALDIDLGDAQVFRNAGGKVTDDVIRSAALTTNFFDTDEIVVINHTDCGMMSAPDEAIRDGLAAQAGDLDEADLDPSLPELIIGDADLLDWVKMTDDIDAACAAQVEYLRESSFIPDDTTVSGYVYEVESGELRRPDERIAEEISERRA
- a CDS encoding phosphotransferase family protein; translated protein: MSDAVRERALAETRPGATPTSVEPLGRGNRKRTEVVRFDAADPVVVQRSATPGAVRTEAALLAAVGERTGVPVPRPLGDGVVDGTGWMVTPLVEGRDLHEAFVDLGPADQRETARAFGRYLAEVHEAFRFDGCGRLAVGERAESGAGTESEAEAARGRDSVLSVRDPVDAAEWLRRFGERHAARLPAEFDDLRGALDDALREPTGTDAAPRLFPWDFRPGNALVADGAVTAVLDWEAPLAAPPGVSVAKAEHLVVDWYVPAAETDPLRRAFRDGYESVAPMPPVGRAHRAAAVASAAVDGGGVVTNPRYPPVDRDEAVAFHRRALRRALDGTGE
- a CDS encoding DsrE family protein → MTKAALIVYADTQENEDLGRVVNAMEAVREFDEAGDEVKLIFDGAGTRWIPELSDEDHDYHDLYDQVDQHAEVCEYCANAYEVTDAADEAGVERVDEFDGHPSIRDLVVDGYEIVTF
- a CDS encoding DEAD/DEAH box helicase, translating into MSQQLAEVETLFLHESRSDYTVVANRDGNRVLRGRLELKETSAGPRPGKFRVIRDGEDHPRQPDEFVDLARAADRIRISEQTSPENRARLKEMLDGYQLEATAVRTCRRCASDGRYGPITSEDAIEHNGELICRDCARRELERELSYKGEFTGAAEERLEELLYESGDLDRIVSLLQGGLDPDLTKYDEVSANVDDVSPVRTEDLDLHPDLSAKLQGRFEELLPVQSLSVRNGLLDGDDQLVVSATATGKTLVGELTGIDRALKGDGKLLFLVPLVALANQKHEDFEDRYGDLLDVSIRVGSSRVNDDGNRFDPHADVIVGTYEGIDHALRTGKDLGDVGTVVIDEVHTLKEGERGHRLDGLISRLKYYSENRMETHSGYDGTQFVYLSATVGNPEWLAKKLRATLIEYEERPVPIERHVTFADSREKAQIADKLVKREFDTKSSKGYRGQTIIFTNSRRRCHEISRKLRYDSAPYHAGLDYGRRKKVERQFGNQDLSAVVTTAALAAGVDFPASQVIFDSLAMGIEWLSVQEFSQMLGRAGRPDYHDRGRVYLLVEPDGVYHGSMDRTEDEVAFTLLKGEMEDVATHYDETAGAEETLANVVVAGKKAKRLNDRMIGEVPTKHALGKLLEWNFIDGFEPTPLGRGVTRHFLAPDEAFFILDSVRKGTDPYDIVADLERRDDEE
- a CDS encoding DUF7577 domain-containing protein, with the translated sequence MVDFGTVYLVATGAALLLALGVGLRVLVGIFRDGRERSRKRREGEIDRYTEDPVYDRDPPDPDADGGTPSTCPQCGAENESEFTYCHECAAPLGPGG
- a CDS encoding DNA cytosine methyltransferase — encoded protein: MPVGADGDSAAGSDGAPRTTDDGAAPVVAGFFSGCGGLDLGFERAGFDVALGSDQWEPAAETYRRNFPDVEFVEEDVRELDAPAIRESVERAGYDPGGIDVVIGGPPCQGFSRLNNEQIELDEMEKDRRNTLFEEFLRVVSVLEPQLVLMENVRDLINRQTSDDRYVKDLIVDEFAAHGYKCEYRVLEAEQYGVPQKRRRIFFMGTDRDVPIRFPEPTTPEGSWRTAGEALADATDDLPNMTYANTQEKTLERIRHVPPGGYYRDLPDRLKTKKYRCDCEDTDTCPHEPEIVKRYGTYLRRLDPEEPSLTVSTNVFIHPSEDRYLTPREMARLQTFPDEFAFEGTKTDVMKQIGNAVPVRLGEELAHQIREYFPEVRDASPADPDVYEQQSLTDLA
- a CDS encoding HAD family hydrolase, whose translation is MSRFSAVAFDLDDTLCRHDHDVDDLYGRAFEAAGVEPFGEPDELWPLLDGAPDPDDRVGYLGAGFARLAARHGRDVDPIALAEAFESVADDSRVAYLPGAVDALSAAASAGPVGILTNGPERRQRAKIEALGLADRVDAIVYAGDLPRRKPHVEPFDRLTAALSVDPGETLYVGNSLSYDVAGAHNAGLRSAWLRAEPDDAATPYRPDYVLDSLDELAALLTCDSGTEAGADA